One genomic window of Phoenix dactylifera cultivar Barhee BC4 chromosome 6, palm_55x_up_171113_PBpolish2nd_filt_p, whole genome shotgun sequence includes the following:
- the LOC103707477 gene encoding cold-regulated 413 plasma membrane protein 2, with product MGKMEYLAMKTEDGPAAASIESDLRELGLAARKLANHAIKLGGGIGFGTTFLKFLASIAAIYLLILDRTNWRTNMLTSLLVPYIFLSLPSSLFSLLRGEFGKWIAFIAVVLRLFFPRHFPDWLEIPGSLILLLAVAPGFFAGTIRDGPVGVLICLAIGCYLLQEHIRASGGFRNSFTQSHGLSNTLGIVLLLVYPIWRMVLHFL from the exons ATGGGGAAGATGGAGTACCTGGCGATGAAGACGGAGGATGGGCCGGCGGCGGCGAGCATCGAGTCGGACCTGAGGGAGCTAGGCCTCGCCGCCCGAAAGCTCGCCAACCACGCCATCAAGCTTGGCGGCGGCATCGGATTCGGCACCACCTTCCTCAAGTTCCTCGCCTCCATCGCTGCTAT ATATTTGTTGATCTTGGATCGGACGAACTGGAGGACAAACATGTTGACTTCCCTTTTAGTTCCTTACATTTTTCTAAGTCTTCCTTCAAGCTTGTTCTCTTTATTAAG GGgtgagtttggaaagtggattgCATTCATTGCCGTTGTGCTTCGACTCTTCTTTCCTCGACACTTCCCAG ACTGGTTGGAGATTCCCGGATCGTTGATTCTTCTTCTAGCCGTTGCTCCCGGCTTCTTTGCTGGAACAATAAGGGATGGTCCGGTCGGTGTGCTCATCTGCCTGGCCATTGGTTGTTACCTTCTCCAAGAGCACATACGGGCATCAGGCGGCTTCAGGAACTCTTTCACGCAGAGTCACGGCTTATCAAATACACTCGGTATCGTTCTTCTATTGGTCTACCCCATCTGGCGCATGGTGCTGCACTTTCTTTAA